The proteins below come from a single Gemmatimonadota bacterium genomic window:
- a CDS encoding spore maturation protein encodes MTLNYIWLGFFLIALLVGLTKLIVLGDTMVFTTMVQATFDSAKTGFEISLGLTGVLTLWLGLMKVGEKGGAIDIMATVVRPFFRRLFPEVPADHPAIGSIIMNFAANMLGLDNAATPLGLKAMNELQELNPEKDTATNAQIMFLVLNTSGLTVIPISIMVYRAQLGAANPSDVFIPILITTYFATLVALISTALVQRINLFDKVILAYLVGVTGLIAAVTWYFAGIPQEQVQAISNVVANVILYGVISSFLIMSLVRKVNAYEAFVEGGKEGFQVAIRIIPYLIAILVAIGVFRASGTLDLMVQGLSSLLEALGFRSDLVPALPTALMKPLSGSGARGMMVDAMKTYGADSFVGRLASTFQGATDTTFYILALYFGAVGVRKTRNAVALGLLADLAGVVAAIFVAYIFWG; translated from the coding sequence GTGACGCTCAACTACATCTGGCTCGGCTTCTTCCTCATCGCGCTCCTGGTGGGGCTCACGAAGCTCATCGTCCTGGGCGACACGATGGTCTTCACGACCATGGTGCAGGCCACCTTCGACTCGGCGAAGACCGGCTTCGAGATTTCGTTGGGGCTGACGGGGGTGCTGACGCTCTGGCTGGGGTTGATGAAGGTGGGGGAGAAGGGCGGTGCGATCGACATCATGGCGACCGTGGTGCGTCCCTTCTTCCGTCGCCTCTTTCCCGAGGTGCCGGCCGATCACCCGGCCATCGGGTCGATCATCATGAACTTCGCCGCCAACATGCTGGGGCTCGACAACGCGGCGACGCCGCTCGGGCTCAAGGCGATGAACGAACTGCAGGAGCTGAACCCCGAGAAGGACACGGCGACGAACGCACAGATCATGTTCCTCGTGCTCAACACCTCGGGGCTCACGGTGATCCCGATCAGCATCATGGTGTACCGGGCGCAGCTGGGGGCGGCGAACCCGTCGGACGTGTTCATCCCGATCCTCATCACGACGTACTTCGCGACACTGGTGGCGCTCATCTCGACGGCGTTGGTGCAGCGCATCAACCTGTTCGACAAGGTGATCCTCGCCTATCTCGTGGGCGTCACGGGGCTCATCGCCGCGGTGACCTGGTACTTCGCCGGGATCCCGCAGGAGCAGGTGCAAGCGATCTCCAACGTGGTGGCCAACGTCATCCTGTACGGCGTGATCTCGTCGTTCCTGATCATGTCGCTCGTGCGCAAGGTCAACGCATACGAGGCCTTCGTCGAAGGGGGGAAGGAAGGGTTCCAGGTCGCGATCCGGATCATCCCGTACCTCATCGCGATCCTCGTGGCTATCGGCGTCTTTCGTGCTTCGGGGACGCTCGACCTCATGGTGCAGGGGTTGAGCAGCCTGCTCGAGGCGCTGGGCTTCCGCAGCGATCTCGTGCCGGCGCTGCCGACGGCGCTCATGAAGCCGCTCAGCGGGAGCGGGGCGCGCGGGATGATGGTCGATGCGATGAAGACCTACGGCGCCGACTCGTTTGTCGGGCGCCTGGCGTCGACCTTCCAGGGGGCGACCGACACCACCTTCTACATCCTCGCGCTGTACTTCGGGGCGGTCGGAGTGCGCAAGACGCGCAATGCGGTGGCGCTCGGGCTGCTCGCCGACCTCGCCGGCGTGGTGGCGGCGATCTTCGTGGCATACATCTTCTGGGGCTAG
- the mpaA gene encoding murein tripeptide amidase MpaA — MTALRPRSAWGTIPWAPATYGRSVLGLPLEVWRPTGRCELLVFASIHGEEPETTYALSRALRQLAEPLAHAAVVLAANPDGLVRGTRCNARGVDLNRNFPSSNWQAMPVTCRSTIEDPSDVVLSTGAHAGSEPEVQALIALIGELQPASVVALHAPLACIDDANGSALGARLAARTGMPFVRDVGYPTPGSFGSWGAEHGVPVITYEFPLAATEVLMRDHVPVLVELLTGTLP; from the coding sequence GTGACGGCACTGCGACCGCGTTCGGCATGGGGGACGATCCCGTGGGCGCCGGCGACGTACGGGCGGTCGGTGCTCGGCCTCCCGCTCGAGGTCTGGCGCCCCACGGGGCGCTGCGAGCTCCTGGTCTTCGCGTCGATCCATGGGGAGGAGCCTGAGACGACGTACGCGCTGTCGCGTGCGCTGCGGCAGCTGGCGGAGCCGTTGGCGCATGCGGCCGTGGTCCTCGCGGCCAATCCCGACGGGCTGGTACGCGGGACGCGCTGCAACGCGCGCGGGGTCGACCTCAACCGCAACTTCCCGTCGTCCAACTGGCAGGCGATGCCGGTGACCTGCCGCTCGACGATCGAGGATCCGAGCGACGTGGTGCTCTCCACGGGGGCGCACGCGGGGTCGGAGCCGGAGGTGCAGGCGCTCATCGCCCTCATCGGTGAGCTGCAGCCGGCGAGTGTCGTCGCGCTGCATGCCCCGCTCGCCTGCATCGACGATGCCAATGGCAGTGCGTTAGGCGCTCGCCTCGCTGCGCGCACGGGGATGCCCTTCGTGCGCGATGTGGGGTATCCCACGCCGGGATCGTTCGGCTCGTGGGGGGCGGAGCATGGCGTCCCGGTGATCACCTATGAATTCCCCCTTGCCGCCACGGAGGTGCTGATGCGCGACCACGTCCCGGTGCTCGTGGAGCTCCTGACCGGAACCCTCCCGTGA
- a CDS encoding UDP-N-acetylmuramate dehydrogenase, whose amino-acid sequence MGAFAGMLKAAGYTVTGSDENVYPPMSDMLREWGIEVYTPYAPENLDRARPDLVIIGNVIRRVNPEATAVRSRGLPQMSFPAAFGALVAATRHSVVIAGTHGKTTTSALMGHVLAEAGLDPTFLVGGVTLNYGGNYRLGKGAHVVVEGDEYDTAYWDKGPKFLHYRARTALLTSVEFDHADIYRDMAHYESAFEKLGHTLPADGWLGVAASYPRAVELARTSTTARVETYAWEREADYRGHDARFSEAGTRFTIDGPGGETVTLDLPMTGYHNLENATGVYAAARSLGLSPEAIARGFATFKGVKRRQEPRGEVDGVLVIDDFAHHPTAVRETILALRQRYPTRRLWAVFEPRSNTSRRNIHQLEYSEAFDQANVVSIRLPEPHDKVPIDQQLDVPAIARAIAARGIEAHADADPDVLMHQVAQGARAGDVVLVMSNGAFGGFIPKLLDALKGR is encoded by the coding sequence ATGGGGGCCTTTGCCGGGATGCTCAAGGCGGCGGGCTACACCGTCACCGGGAGCGACGAGAATGTCTACCCACCCATGAGCGACATGCTGCGCGAGTGGGGGATCGAGGTCTACACGCCGTATGCGCCGGAGAACCTCGACCGCGCACGCCCCGACCTGGTGATCATCGGGAACGTCATTCGCCGGGTGAACCCCGAAGCGACGGCGGTCCGCAGCCGCGGACTGCCACAGATGTCGTTCCCGGCGGCCTTCGGTGCCCTCGTCGCCGCGACGCGCCACAGCGTCGTCATCGCCGGGACGCACGGCAAGACGACCACCTCGGCGCTCATGGGGCACGTGCTCGCCGAGGCGGGGCTCGATCCGACCTTCCTGGTGGGCGGGGTGACGCTCAACTACGGCGGCAACTATCGGCTGGGGAAGGGGGCGCACGTCGTCGTCGAGGGAGACGAGTACGACACGGCGTACTGGGACAAGGGGCCCAAGTTCCTGCACTACCGCGCGCGCACCGCGCTGCTGACGAGCGTGGAGTTCGACCATGCCGACATCTACCGCGACATGGCGCACTACGAGTCCGCCTTCGAGAAGCTCGGGCACACGCTTCCCGCGGATGGCTGGTTGGGCGTGGCGGCGTCGTACCCGCGGGCGGTGGAACTGGCGCGCACCAGCACGACGGCACGCGTCGAGACCTATGCGTGGGAGCGCGAGGCCGACTATCGCGGGCACGACGCGCGCTTCAGCGAGGCGGGGACACGCTTCACCATCGACGGGCCGGGAGGAGAGACGGTCACGCTCGACCTCCCAATGACCGGCTACCACAACCTGGAGAACGCGACCGGCGTGTATGCCGCCGCGCGCTCGTTAGGGTTGTCGCCCGAGGCGATCGCGCGTGGGTTCGCGACGTTCAAGGGAGTCAAGCGCCGCCAGGAGCCGCGCGGCGAGGTGGACGGGGTGCTGGTCATCGATGACTTCGCGCACCACCCCACGGCGGTGCGCGAAACGATCCTCGCGCTGCGGCAGCGCTACCCGACGCGGCGCCTGTGGGCGGTCTTCGAGCCGCGCTCCAACACCTCGCGCCGCAACATCCACCAGCTGGAGTACTCCGAGGCCTTCGACCAGGCGAACGTGGTGTCGATCCGCCTCCCCGAGCCGCACGACAAGGTCCCCATCGACCAGCAACTCGACGTGCCGGCGATCGCGCGGGCCATCGCCGCTCGCGGAATCGAGGCGCACGCCGACGCCGATCCCGATGTGCTCATGCACCAGGTGGCGCAGGGGGCGCGCGCGGGTGATGTCGTGCTGGTGATGAGCAATGGCGCGTTTGGTGGTTTCATTCCGAAGCTGCTGGATGCGCTGAAGGGGCGCTAG
- the dacB gene encoding D-alanyl-D-alanine carboxypeptidase/D-alanyl-D-alanine-endopeptidase yields MPRHTCRLSYAAPVALIALSATLAPSLTAQPAPNARIQAVMNRPEFAHAHWGMEFYDIASGKVVMSHNGDRLFVPGSTTKVVTMATAMQTLGPDHRFHTKVYRTGPIRNGIVQGDLVLVASGDPNISNRVRDGGYAFIDQDHSYGGQPLAADPLTTLRQMAQQVASKGIKGLTGQVIVDASLFREAGRELGTRIALSPMVVNDNVIDIVVVPGRRAGEPVTVTVSPKTSLLTVQAYLTTSDSGTAPAVRMVEDSTNKDRRFLVAMGTVPVGPASNSRWAVPQPSRFGEITFAEVLNDAGVAAIPRLASRQVDAAALAARYADSLLVAEHVSLPLNKEAVVLLKTSQNLHASNFPLLLGALKGNGTRNGFDIAREWLTSEGLDLNGAVQGDGAGGDAYFSPRFMSRLLAKVWTKPWAQDFKMAMPTLGKDGTLAQIQVNSPGAGKVFAKTGTFGSFDPLNRRQLIHGKGLAGFFTTKSGREIAFAIYVNNVSVASGDPAVVAGQALGEVASIAWESVK; encoded by the coding sequence ATGCCTCGACACACCTGCCGACTGTCGTACGCTGCCCCCGTCGCGTTGATCGCGCTCTCCGCGACGCTCGCGCCGTCCCTAACCGCCCAGCCCGCGCCTAACGCGCGCATCCAGGCGGTGATGAATCGCCCCGAGTTCGCCCACGCGCACTGGGGGATGGAGTTCTACGACATCGCCAGCGGCAAGGTCGTCATGTCGCACAACGGCGACCGTCTCTTCGTCCCCGGTTCCACCACCAAGGTGGTGACGATGGCGACGGCGATGCAGACGTTGGGCCCCGACCATCGCTTCCATACGAAGGTCTATCGCACGGGTCCCATCCGGAACGGGATCGTGCAGGGCGACCTGGTGCTCGTCGCCAGCGGCGACCCCAACATCTCCAACCGGGTGCGCGACGGCGGCTACGCCTTCATCGACCAGGACCACTCGTACGGCGGGCAGCCGCTCGCCGCGGATCCGCTCACCACGCTGCGGCAGATGGCGCAGCAGGTGGCGTCGAAGGGGATCAAAGGGCTCACCGGGCAGGTGATCGTCGATGCGTCGCTCTTTCGCGAGGCGGGGCGCGAGCTCGGGACGCGCATCGCCCTCTCGCCGATGGTGGTGAACGACAACGTCATTGATATCGTCGTGGTGCCGGGACGCCGTGCGGGTGAGCCGGTCACGGTCACCGTGTCGCCCAAGACGTCGCTGCTCACCGTGCAGGCGTATCTCACGACGTCCGACTCGGGGACCGCCCCTGCGGTACGCATGGTCGAGGACAGCACCAACAAGGACCGACGCTTCCTCGTCGCCATGGGGACGGTCCCGGTGGGGCCGGCGTCGAACTCGCGCTGGGCCGTCCCGCAGCCTTCGCGCTTTGGCGAGATCACCTTCGCCGAGGTGCTCAACGATGCCGGCGTGGCCGCCATCCCGCGCCTGGCTTCGCGCCAGGTCGACGCGGCGGCGCTCGCCGCTCGTTATGCAGACTCGTTGCTGGTCGCCGAGCACGTCTCGTTGCCGCTGAACAAGGAGGCGGTCGTCCTCCTCAAGACGTCGCAGAACCTGCACGCCAGCAACTTCCCCCTCCTGCTCGGTGCGCTCAAGGGGAACGGCACGCGCAACGGCTTCGACATCGCCCGCGAGTGGCTGACGAGCGAAGGGCTCGACCTCAACGGCGCCGTGCAGGGCGATGGGGCCGGCGGCGATGCGTACTTCTCGCCGCGCTTCATGTCGCGCCTGCTGGCCAAGGTCTGGACCAAGCCGTGGGCGCAGGACTTCAAGATGGCGATGCCCACGCTGGGCAAGGACGGAACGCTGGCGCAGATCCAGGTCAACTCGCCGGGGGCCGGCAAGGTCTTCGCCAAGACGGGGACCTTCGGCTCGTTCGATCCGCTCAACCGCCGCCAGCTGATCCACGGCAAGGGACTGGCCGGCTTCTTCACGACGAAGAGCGGGCGCGAGATCGCCTTCGCGATCTACGTCAACAACGTCTCGGTCGCGTCGGGTGACCCGGCGGTCGTGGCGGGACAGGCGTTAGGCGAGGTGGCGTCGATCGCGTGGGAGTCGGTGAAGTAG
- a CDS encoding amidohydrolase family protein — protein MTADISRRALVRTLAAAGVASAVGIPRAAHAIVPGGGRRSGAGELLIRGGRVVNADGVVTADVRIVGEQITEVGRNLTPGAGARVIEANGMLLMPGGIDPHTHLHPSFADDLTSGTQAALAGGITTVGTFSTPRRDETIVAALDRMGATVQAEAIADVILHSSVWPPNDALINALPSLVERGQPSIKFYMVRPDFGAQMEQVIKTLEAARALGVVTMVHCEDGALLNAAVRRLTAEGKTGLEHYIESRPLIAEVAATQQAASLCEDTGAPMYLVHMSASRALDACRPARAAGLPLYIETRPLFIHLDESKLRGPDHRLYVGQPPLRPRADVDAMFRALIDGRIDVLATDHAPWTREQKMDPALSIARVRPGASDLQFMLPMYFSEGVGKRKLSLTRFVETTSTNAAKIFGLYGKKGVIRAGADADIAIWDPKRTAPVLAANDYGKSDYSPYEGWSVTGWPVTVLRRGEVVVADGKVVGNAGSGRLVRREAWHNP, from the coding sequence GTGACCGCTGACATCTCGCGCCGCGCCCTGGTTCGCACCCTCGCCGCGGCCGGGGTGGCATCGGCGGTGGGGATCCCGCGCGCGGCCCACGCCATTGTTCCTGGCGGTGGTCGCCGATCTGGCGCCGGCGAACTGCTCATCCGCGGCGGCCGCGTCGTCAACGCCGACGGCGTGGTCACCGCCGACGTGCGCATCGTCGGCGAGCAGATCACTGAGGTGGGACGCAACTTGACGCCGGGGGCCGGCGCGCGGGTGATCGAGGCGAACGGGATGCTGCTCATGCCCGGCGGGATCGATCCGCACACGCACCTGCACCCGTCCTTTGCCGACGACCTCACGAGCGGCACGCAGGCCGCGCTGGCGGGCGGGATCACGACCGTCGGGACCTTCTCGACGCCGCGGCGCGACGAGACCATCGTCGCTGCGCTCGACCGGATGGGCGCGACGGTGCAGGCGGAGGCCATCGCCGACGTCATCCTGCACTCGTCCGTATGGCCCCCAAACGACGCGTTGATCAACGCGCTCCCGTCGCTCGTCGAGCGCGGCCAGCCGAGCATCAAGTTCTACATGGTGCGCCCCGACTTCGGCGCGCAGATGGAGCAGGTCATCAAGACGCTGGAGGCCGCGCGCGCACTTGGCGTGGTCACGATGGTGCACTGCGAGGACGGCGCGCTGCTCAACGCGGCGGTGCGTCGCCTGACCGCGGAGGGGAAGACGGGGCTCGAGCACTACATCGAGTCGCGCCCGCTGATCGCCGAAGTGGCCGCGACGCAACAGGCGGCCTCGTTATGCGAGGACACGGGGGCGCCGATGTACCTCGTGCACATGTCGGCGTCGCGGGCGCTCGACGCCTGTCGCCCGGCGCGCGCCGCCGGCCTCCCGCTGTACATCGAAACGCGACCGCTCTTCATCCACCTCGACGAATCGAAGCTGCGCGGCCCCGACCATCGCCTGTACGTCGGACAGCCGCCGCTGCGCCCACGCGCCGACGTCGACGCGATGTTCCGCGCCCTCATAGACGGCCGCATCGACGTCCTGGCCACCGACCACGCACCGTGGACGCGCGAACAAAAGATGGACCCCGCACTCAGCATCGCGCGCGTGCGGCCCGGTGCGAGCGACCTGCAGTTCATGCTCCCGATGTACTTCTCCGAAGGGGTCGGCAAGCGGAAGCTCTCGCTCACGCGCTTCGTCGAGACCACGTCGACCAACGCGGCGAAGATCTTCGGGTTGTACGGCAAGAAGGGGGTGATTCGCGCCGGTGCCGACGCCGACATCGCCATCTGGGACCCCAAGCGTACGGCGCCGGTGCTGGCGGCCAACGACTACGGCAAGTCGGACTACTCCCCGTATGAAGGGTGGAGCGTGACGGGGTGGCCGGTGACGGTGCTGAGACGCGGGGAGGTGGTGGTGGCCGATGGAAAGGTCGTGGGGAATGCGGGGAGCGGGCGGCTGGTGCGCCGCGAGGCATGGCACAACCCCTAG